The sequence below is a genomic window from Rhodococcus sp. 4CII.
TTCGGAAGGCCTTGCCCGGTCGTCGTGTCGGTCGTCGTGGTGCGGGGTCGTCCGACAGTTTCGCGAACAGCGACATTCTTGTGAGCACTGTGCAATCTGCCATTCAGCGCAATGCGCCCATGCCGACGAGTCCGGCACTGTTGGTCGCGGACGAGGTCCACCGGTACGGGGCCCTGACCTTCTCCCGTCTGCTGACTGAAGAGTTCACCGAACGGCTGGGACTCACCGCCACATTCGAACGCACCGATGATGGCGTCGAACAACATCTTCTGCCGTACTTCGAAGCCGTCATCTCGGGATGCGACTACGACCGAGGGCATCGCGATGGCATTCTCGCCCCGGTCCGGGTGATGTTGGTAGCGGTACCGTTCTCGGAGGCCGAACAGGGTACCTACTCGGAGCTCGACGAGACCGCCAAGCGTGAGCGCGGCAACCTGATCCACAAGTACGGCTGCACCGGGGAGCCCTTCGGCGAGTTCATGCGCGACGTACAGCAACTCAGCGAGGGCGGCGCTGACCGCGCCACGTGGGCTGCCAGAAACTACCTGCGTGCGTTCTCGCAGCGACGCGCACTGCTGGCAGCGGCAGCAGGGAAACTCGAGACGGTTCGGGAGCTCGGGGGCGTGCTGGCGCAGACCGGGCGCAGCATCCTGTTCTCCGAAACCAAGGAGTCGTCCCGGGCCGCCGCGGAGGTACTGCTGGAGGAAGGCGTGCTCGCGGCGCCGTACACGAGTGACCTGTCGCGAACCGACCGCACCACGCTGCTGGGCGCGTTCAAGAGCGGGGCGATGAAGGCCTTGATTGCCCCGAAGGTATTGGACGAAGGTGTCGACGTTCCGGAAGCCGATGTGGGCGTCATCCTCGCCAGCAGCA
It includes:
- a CDS encoding DEAD/DEAH box helicase, whose translation is MDQAVTATVAAERIELRAWQQEALDAWNAAGRRAVVEAVTGTGKTTLGIVAAAEALSRGLSVLVVVPGIDLLDQWYRAIRKALPGRRVGRRGAGSSDSFANSDILVSTVQSAIQRNAPMPTSPALLVADEVHRYGALTFSRLLTEEFTERLGLTATFERTDDGVEQHLLPYFEAVISGCDYDRGHRDGILAPVRVMLVAVPFSEAEQGTYSELDETAKRERGNLIHKYGCTGEPFGEFMRDVQQLSEGGADRATWAARNYLRAFSQRRALLAAAAGKLETVRELGGVLAQTGRSILFSETKESSRAAAEVLLEEGVLAAPYTSDLSRTDRTTLLGAFKSGAMKALIAPKVLDEGVDVPEADVGVILASSKSRRQMIQRMGRIIRPKQDGRHASFLVLFAKGSSEDPDLGAHGTFLEQLTGIASELITVDADQAADVLRDWLGGDESHDGSSTDSTDAVYRETAERLVGEAEDSLEPGTVTAGSELLAVLSRVAENPRADDVDIVLTGLSVLEPDQVGVVILRFGLGGHRPMSQSEVAAALALTAVDVGRTEAAAMSRLEKPDVADVLANLL